The genomic window gatatacaggcacaaagctttgagtaaaactggacgaactagcaaaccctacgccccgatagctatgatgtttctgttcaccagaaaaatcatgctcaaacgcctctcgcgtctctagtttcgacgtccgcCTTTCTCAAAaaagggatcggaggggtccgcctacagctgtcaggttgcccaagttaatcaaacagctcggatcgtcaccgagacacaaAAACAAAGAATGGCAATTCTTACGTAGGTTTTTCCaaacgtcagggcccgaacccatcaggtaggagcttttccgccactcataccaccaaggtaacgttaccgcctttattttcaattaaatcttgcattcaaaacatttcatatgcaaaaaattgcatcccaatgattcgtgtcgcaccacgaaacggctgtcgccttatccgatataggcaaccacaggctgaggttcgaaggtcggcccgcgaagggctcgaggccgcctcacgccaaacagagccagggagagataaccgagacgagccctagcggccctgcccgaccccgctcagaagcaaaccgagacgtctcgaccttctctcgttcgattctaaccttgagccaaacccacagaatctccattgaggagaggccatcgggcaccctgagcttatcgaacgactcaggcatctgccgggaggcgggttaagaagttgtggagtgccaccagagggctctgccgaccccatcagcaaatgatggacccggattccacacgaacgtacccgttagcgagctcgttgagcacggtactcaagccatcgaggcaagtgtcgttcactcagcccctccgattgcgaaaaccaaggacggggtaacacgcaaataacggccgacccctatcagaccctaacaaggcttgggggctcgggccaaacaatgcagggacaaaagccccaccttgccgagcccatagagtccccagttgggatttctgttggaagacagggcggggattattgcgatgacatccattgACACCGaaaccacgattccggtctccagtaacacccgaccccaggcaggtgcgggggtcggaccttactcgggggctgttaaggtacggctacctcctcaatctcctagcattataatcagcggcataattcaggggaacatattggtaagaccgtaaaaaatcaaatcgcaaaaaatcaaacaaaacgaaattaagacgcaaaagcacgaaaggcgtccagactcgaaaaataccgacacttgtccacatattacatataaactgttctcaaaattgttcgactaattactcccgcgaagggagaaccatttctttcagactgtctgccaggttcttcgcaaggggagcgaccatcttctccatttcctccagctcttcatcctcgtaggtggacggaaagccttcgctcatcaccctcaggtttatttccttctcataatgggcgtgggcgacggtgaaggcctgggtaatcccgggatgaaaggcactctcctcaagttggcccacccgagccgtgatacctccgacacgagccacgagcgggctggtctccaccggctccatcacattcagggcattaaggaccaccccgaccgcagcttgtagaagatcatgctcatcgctctccgcctgaagggccctacgcgtataggcagcctctttctccagcttggtggcgacgttctcagcactcaactttcctttcaccgcgtcatcaagctccgcccggagagagcggaccacctcgacatcctcgtccaccttctgctggagggctgtggccctactctcggccttctgccggaggtcccgctccatctccagctccttcaggatttcaccggccttctcattggccgcggcattcctctgcagcagctcgtctcgctctttttggagtttggcaatctcctctccatccagcttggacctcgccgacaggtcctcgaacatcccgtgcgcctcctccgcatcctgacgtgCCTGGGCCTCCCACTCCTGAGcgatagcaagctgggcggccatgtttgctcgcagccgggcctcctcggagaggcgatcccactccgccttctgctcacggaggaattgggattttttccggctacgagcaacaagaatctaaagaagaagactgatatcagaaatgcgagaacccacaaacacacgaagaaagaaaaaagaaaagtccagaaaatacctgagaggtagggataacgatctcacggagggctcctctggcctggtccagggcgttcagcatggtcgagatcccaatgtcaagaccttctcgctccatactctcagaatgatcatcgagcgagaaaagagccgacgtcgggtcctgagcagccatccactggagcagcggctccccccgcgcaggggagcggcttcctcccgacaaaggggccggtggcggctccctcctgaccctgtgcggcaccaccgccgcactcaaggaccctccggctggaccctcctccgtctggaccgcttcgggcgccacgggcggatccacatgggcacctggcggcgcggattgcaccacgccctcgggtgccaccacgaccgcgctcggctgatcctggctcggcgcagtcacgatcaccttcaccggtggcatacggtcctcggccggctcttccacgcccgccatggaagaagccgctcgctcagtagcctctgcgggcgtgggagccaccatggacgccgtcggtgcggccaacgcggccccaacgtcggcaccacccctgcccgaaacaggggtgactccaggcgacgccgtctgtcccgcttgaagggcgagactcttcttgggcgccaaccctagggggtgacccgtccgcaggaacctacacaaaggtaataaccgttaagtcaaaataaaaatggaaaagagATGATaacagaggagtcaagagcttacgttgacgtccttggccggcggaagcattttggggacggatccccagatccctgccctgactcgtccggacgggaccgtttcttgcctgccccctgctccggggcaggggggttcatctcgtcgggcgcagcgccgaagtcgctcccctccatcgtctcgtcgggcgcggcaccggagccgtccccctccctcgtctcacgaggcacagcaccagagctgctcccctccatcatctcacaAGGCGCGGCACCAAAGCCGGGCGCGGCTCCAGTACCACCCCCCTCCACGATCGCCTCAGGGTCGATGGCAGCAAGCCCGGTggcccccatccaccgatcctcggccagcatgccgtgcgaagcggcggactcgccggcctccaccgacctcattgattcacttccctTTGCGTGAAAAGCAAAGGGCCCCTacacgggtgggtggccacttgtcagcgtttcctcatcctctaggacgccccaatccacgtcgacggctacctcgtcgtcgccgtcgtcatcatcatcatcgtcgtcatcctcactgctcacgtcctctccccgatcccgtgcctcctgcttcagtcgtttcaccttcttcatctcctcctttgccttcttgtcccgctcggccgcgagtcgattcgccgccgccacagccctgtccttcggcagtggagctggactatccttgaagactagccccctcggctagccccaacataatggaggatgcccgggcaccggatacacgatgtcgaggaccatgccggcagaatccttcgtcggctccgtcgcctccttgacacgctgcgccacttccgaataagggagcgcctcgtcaacgagcaccgttccctcgaacgacatccctggcatcatccgatgcaggggaagcacgcgcgccatcagtggcgccaccctcctcgcgtggtaagcaccgataatccccgacccctttacaccccgacccttcagggcatggagggcggagagaaggtcggagatgtgcttcttgtctttagtctggacgccccagccccacgacgccggagcatccacaataagacgtccggtgtacttcggtagggtggcactcacatcatccctaacataaaaccactgcgaatgccatcccttgttggacgtagccagacgcatgtacgggtaacccttcgaccgggtgtggcgcaggtgaatgctggcacaccccatcggcgcatctacttctttccccccaatcttcctcttcgacagactaacgctaaagaaataccgccacagatcaaaatggggatcgatccccaggaaaccctcgcacagggcaacaaacgctgccatatgctgtatcccattgggagttagatgctgcagctctacctcatagtaatctaatagcccccgaagaaatctatgcgcgggtaccccgaatccccgctcatggaagagggcaaaagagacgacatacccttcgggcggcaccggctcaccctcgtcgccaggaagcaaccactcctggacggcggattgtgggcggagaaggccacggcggacgaggccctccagatgcCGGGAAGtaatgcttgatctgccccacaactccattgaagcagtaggggggaagggcaggcacgagcttaacggcggctggaacacgaaggcaggccggtcgacggtggcgatgcgggcgtgagaggctgggaagattggcggcggatgtctcagaacgcaaaggaaggggagcgaaatacgggaccctgggggcgaaccctgcGGTTTTATAGGTggcgacggacacgagaagggcaaccgtccgcctcgatctccgggcctgccacgcacgccaccgcgtcacgtcgcgggacacgcgcccgcagtccctatcctctcatcccaaaaatctcggcagacggttcgccttccccaaacaaatccggactctctacccaccggggaagcgcaagccacaaaggcctgttcttttctctttggcccgcCTAGGGCCCAGAAACTCGCCAGCCGGCCCGACTAAGAAGGAATCCGCGAACGATCCGCcgtcaagggcagaagcaccagttaggacagcTCCAAATCAGTCCCTAGCgaacgggacgccacgacccactcggaaaaacacccagttgatgtaaaactaagtccttcagccttaccctcGAAGGGGCCGGTACAAACCCCCGGGCGACTcaactcgagtcacccgggggctcgggggctacacccatcgggtgcgctcgcgcgcaccctccggcaaattagcttCAACGAAATCAAAaaaaaacaccctctaggcggttctacccgaatcacctagagtctcgggggctactgtcggggacctaataccagggtaccccagaaggcggaaccgataaccaccaaacgtgaaaaacttccggacgcataaaggcgtcatgtcatcccttgttcgagtaacaggagttcggttccgcctcgcccgacgcttatagggcgggctcggtctcgcccgagggccgagggataaactccgtctcgcctgacccctcgagggcgggctcggtctcgcccgagggctaagggatgagttccgtctcgcccgatcccagaggggtAGGGtcggcctcacccgacgcctttgtggggtaaccctgcctcgcccaaaggctcaaagccaaactccgtctcgcccaacagcccagaacgagcctcgccctgatcgatatctatccctcataatgatgggtacaggacgagacaagacattcaggtcaaccatggctctaacgatcataccctgcgccctggcaggaaaaggactgccagggaacgacaggactgatgctttagacccttccgggcgccgcagagcccaaaaggtattacaggtgtgcacgcctcaccctgtagagttgtaggcgccgccttcagctctgggacacggaacccaacaaagatatacgacaaccgctacgctccaagaacggatttgctatctccacagacgacgggtattccgtcaccacgctgtggacccgagggagcggcgtccgcttcccgacccctcaggtcctcctagtcggaaggccttggccacggtgccacaccggaccccgaccctgaactctcccaacaaggaatcatgggaaccagaaggcgcacggagcggggctgggagaggctcataagtcaaaaccaccgtactacagcccataccctgcgcaggacAGCGTTCTGTGACtagcctgacatcctacagagacatcgacaatatcgtaagcacttatcttccttcgcactcatcaggatggaggacctgatcggatagacgtaagccacaggactaagtagaatacgcatcctggagtcttcacccttgtaaagccacccccttcatctataaaaggggatgcacatcCTCCATCGAGGAgacggaaaaaataggaccgaacaatagaacacattcacacacattcaagcagctacgaagctcttgaccacctttcaatccttcgatcagagacttgggaccagtccctctcttggcagtttgtatcccttactacagattgtttacggtgctaataacacaagcagcaacaaactggacgtagggacgttccgcccgaaccagtataaatcctgtgtcctttagcgcaccatccgagcctaacgcgcattactataaatttacttgccggtgcttgtacgaaacaccgacagcaacacactagcaaaactatagacacacatttagatagtttatgttttgcataggttttgctaaggttagtaaaagaggccatagtttagagttagaattttaagttgcctaattcatcccccctcttaggcgtcatggtcccctacactttggtaaaatatttgtgaaaagctaacacacgtgcacaagttggtgaacacttggtggtgttagcatatttacaaaggtgaagaagttggtaAAGAAGAGGAGGCGAAATTGGGCTCGGGGTGCTGCCTAGGTGGCACCGCCCTATTTTTTCTGAGTGCAAGGGTTTCATGGGGTTGgcctgggtggtcaccgccacccctagggcggtgccaccaccaccCCTGTCCGGTGACCAACGGCTAGTTTCAATTCAACCGTTGGGGGTGCCCTCGTAGAAACCAGTAGCTTTGCTCCAACGTCTCTATTTGGTTtggaggctataaatagaggtggagatCGAGCTTGGGCTGGtggctgagcacccttaagccttggtgccttgtgtaggtgtgcttggatgccctctaactcacttatgcttgatagtgatcatccgattgcgagtgagtgtgattttagtgcgattgcatcgtgaggttgcatcgagtggcactaggtgatcgagttgcaagccggtggtgcttgttactcttggaggttgccacctcctagacatcttggtggcttgtgactccgttgaagcacgcgagaagattgtgcAGTGCTTCGGAGAAGGATTTGAGGGGcgttgtgctcaccccgcggggatcgcgaagagcaactctagttgagtgtgtcattgagctaccctcactttcgggtaggttcttgtggtgcccgacatgcgggcttagcgggtgatgccaattagccgccgaaccaccaagtgagtgttcgacacaacggggacgtagcttggtggcaaccaagtgaaccccAGAAGAAAATCACCGTgacaacattgtcttcatcatcttctcggtggtttgcattccgcgaaacacaagcttgtattactttcaaTTACAttttgcttgtgtagttgctcttgtgactagtttagctttagtagcttgatagttgccttcttgcttgtgtagcatagaagtagctcccttgcgtggctaatttggttttagtaaccttgttagtcacaatggttagtttgtgtagctaagtaatttgcgctctataatttggcttgtgaagccttgttattgagcattgctagtgagcttgggtggctttgtgctttttgcatcactagttgtgtaggagctccccggttgtgtgaagtactagtgAATAGGTATGTGTGATCTTTGCTCTAGagttgattaggtgagctctagctagcaaCGACACCTTAATTACTTGATTAggatctttttaaggtgcttatgaacttagatagaggggtgtagtcttggctagaccgattgttttaattccatgtttgtttcggttagccggcgcgattaattttagaaaggactattcacccccccctctagtccgccatctcgaccctacatggAGGAGTAGCGACCGGCGGCAGTGGGCGAGATGCAGCGACCGTCGAGGCACGGCGAGAGGCCACGTGCGAGGAGCAACGACCGGCGAGGCACGGTGGATGCGAGAGGGTTGGGTCGCGCGTTTGGCCGAGCGGTTGCCAACGGGACCGAGGGCATGCCATATGTGGCATCTTTTTTCGGATCGGTTGAAAAATTAGCCCCAGATAGCTGGGTTGGATGGACTAGTAGTGAGCTAACAACTAGTCCAAACcttggctaaagtttagcccaccAATTAATCCACCTGTTTAGATCCTCAAGGGCTAAACTTTagcaactagttgttagcccatGGGATCCAAATAGGCCTTAAGTTCATCAAGTGCTAAATTTTTGTATAAAAAGTATATTTATCCGACACCAtataaaaatatgatttttctaaggtgaCAAGCCATGGTACACGATTAATATGCTACTGAaacattatattattttttctCACCGTCTTAACGACCTCATTgacaaaactcaaaactatagatTTGTAGATGTCATCGAGAGtacaattttcatatacaaaATATATTTTCCGATACCATAAAATaaagatatgattttttctaAGGCGATAAGCTTGGTACGCCAATTAATATGCTGATAagattttataattattttttaaaTATATTTAAAGAAGAAAATCAAAACAAGAACACTGTAGATCTCGTCGAAGGctacaatttatatataaaaatcatcttcatacGTCGAGTTCACCAATGTTTTGGCAACATAGATGGTTTTAATACGGCAACAAGTGAAAGTAGCATCCAAAAAATATGCACCCTTTCatcttttattttatatatagttGAACCGGCTTCGCTACAAAACAATAGCCATACTGTTTTGGCTCAATTTGTACAGATCTTAGTTTTCCATGCTTCACAGTCTCATATTTAAAGACAAACAAACAATCGAAAAGATTTGATCATATCAATCAACTATTAACCTAAAGAATCAACAAGGAAAAGCTAAAATGATCTGATCACGTGCTTGCATGTTTTCCTGCCATTGAATAATCTCATAGTCAAATAGTAGCTTGCCTCATACAGGGACTGGAGTCGCTTCTTCAGCTTGCAGGCTATTGTAGTAGTCAACAAGAACTTTCCACCCACCCGGGCACATGAAACCGTCTGGAGGATTCTCTCCATTTTTGGCAAAAGTGCGCATCTGGTTGATATGTGAGGTTAACGGTTAGCAGGAGTAAATCCACTGCTAGTATGAAAACTAAATGATAAACGTGGCGAAAACTAACGAGCCTACCTTGGTTCCAGAGATGAACAGAAAATCTTGACTGCGTGAAGGATCAAAGAAGGCCATCTCCTTTGCTACTGTATCATAAGCTGCTACCTGTAAGGGGATAACAAAACATGAGTGCATTCAAGATAACAGGAGATGAAAAATCGAACAAGTTTTTGGTAAAACGAAACAAATCGAATCATTAGTGTACAGCTTGTTTCTTTTTCAAAAACACATGTGGTATCTGCATTACTGAAATTTTATCAGTTTCTGAAAAATTTATCGTcatgttctaaagaaatacaataGACTAAATCAATGTATCCTACCATGACAGATAAAAACTGTAATAACTTAAATTATAGTACATGGTCGACATTTATTCTTGGCTCCATTAGTAGTAGCATCAGTGGAACTGATGGCTCATGTTCCTTTGCCAAAAACAACAAAGATTCTAGTGTTGTCGTCAAAAAAACAAAGGTTCTAGTGCTCGCATACTACCAGGGAAATGATTTCTTACAGAGTTTACATTCTGCAAATACCATCACTCCATCAGATTCATCTACTATTCATATTCTAGTAAATGCACTTAAAACACACAAAAAAATGGAATAATTGAGAAAGGAACGGTTGTTGCCAGTCAAAAGTCAAATTAAATGCTGAAATACAACTCTGGAGACTAATACAACAGGAAAAAGAATCATGAGTGTATCATATTTCAACAGTTTCTCAAGTAAACACTTATGGACCCCCAACATTTCAATGAATAGGACAATGTCAAATGTCAAGGAAACGTATGTCAATCAAATACCTTGAAGGGCAGTATGTTGAGTTTCTCTAAACCAGGAGCCATGCTCAGGACCTTCTTCCCATGATCTGGGTTGTACAAGTCCCTCTTTTCTGTTGGATGGCCCATTCCAGCAGGATCTCGGCCTACTATATAGAAATTGGCGCCAGCATTAATTCGTGCCTTTGCATGCCACTGCACTTCTGTTGGACCAGCATAATGCATTGGTGAGGGAAATATAGACACTATAGTAGTCTCGGGATCAAGGACTCCATCTTCCAAGACCTGTGCATGATCAACTTCAGCAATTTGCATGATACATCCAGTAAACATCTAAGACGACAAATGTATACCTTGCTGTGTTGTTCCATTCTAACTGGCAGTGGGACATCATCCGCTTTGGTAAAACCACCTAAAGGATGTAGCAGTAGAATAGGATTCTTGTAACCCATTTCCAAGAGACGCCTTCTAGTGTCATTCATCAATAATGCATGACCATTGTGTACTGGATTTCTCAACTGGAAGGCAAACACAGCATCAGCCCCCCGTTTGTCAAACTCATTCCTAAGTTGCCGAGGTGAGAGTCTGTAGTGATCAAGACCATCATTGTATTTGATGGGTTCCAACACCTCCAGGTCGCCACCGATCAGCCAGTTCCCAGCTGACGCAATAGCCTCGTCAACATAGGGTAAACCAGGTGCAGTTGTACCAAATGTTCTTGCGATTCTTTCTTCTTTATTGTGGGGATATATTTCAACTCTGTGGACCAGATACATATGCATAAAAATCAAATATTTTGACAGGAGCTGCATGCAGAAGTAATACGACAAAAACCATGCTTTGTTAACATGAAAGTGTTCTTACAGTTGAGCTAAGTTGCATCGATATGGCATATAAAGTAAAACATGGCTACAATAGTATTAGTGGCACAGTAAAAAACAGGTTGTAGAAAGAGACAGGTAATTGACATGGCTATGTAAAAGCCGATGGTGACACCATGAATAACTAGCTGTAAATTCAGTACATGGCCTATGGAAGCTGTCCAAAGAAAAAAGCTACTAGCAATATGCACAAGaggaatg from Miscanthus floridulus cultivar M001 chromosome 11, ASM1932011v1, whole genome shotgun sequence includes these protein-coding regions:
- the LOC136494284 gene encoding ATP sulfurylase 2-like, whose amino-acid sequence is MATTHQLTPSRLHHPSASSAARVRATASLAHPHLLSRRLRLAAPDSRSPSLSQRHGRRGAMSVRSSLIDPDGGALVELVAPPDRVPALRAEAEAEALPRVRLAPVDLQWAHVLAEGWASPLRGFMREHEYLQSLHFNCVRLPDGSLVNMSLPIVLAIGDADKEQIGGKPDVALQGPDGGVVAILRRVEIYPHNKEERIARTFGTTAPGLPYVDEAIASAGNWLIGGDLEVLEPIKYNDGLDHYRLSPRQLRNEFDKRGADAVFAFQLRNPVHNGHALLMNDTRRRLLEMGYKNPILLLHPLGGFTKADDVPLPVRMEQHSKVLEDGVLDPETTIVSIFPSPMHYAGPTEVQWHAKARINAGANFYIVGRDPAGMGHPTEKRDLYNPDHGKKVLSMAPGLEKLNILPFKVAAYDTVAKEMAFFDPSRSQDFLFISGTKMRTFAKNGENPPDGFMCPGGWKVLVDYYNSLQAEEATPVPV